A section of the Amycolatopsis sp. AA4 genome encodes:
- a CDS encoding cytochrome P450, with protein MTRPPGLPLERDAGPFAPPSAITRLRESRPVSPLKFPDGHDGWLVTGYAAVRQALADPRFSSRQDLGQVHVPYETPSMPEAQEEFDPQPQVPGLFLTMDPPDHTRLRRKLTGAFTVNRMKQLEERITEIAERQLDHLAEGPRPADLVREFALPVPSLVICEMLGVPYSDRETFQKNSAQMMLRDQSLEDKMAAWTAITSYLGELATGKRANPGSDMLSDLARDDDLSVEELVGIGFLLLLAGHETTANMLALGTFALLENPEQLAALRADPDLIPGAVEELLRYLTVVDVLFRYASEDLELGGEKISKGSTVLISMLAANRDPSHFPGGDDLDVERNARTHVSFGHGVHQCLGQQLARIEMRAGFAGLLHRFPTLALAVPPEEVPLRTGMSIYGVHELPVTW; from the coding sequence ATGACCCGACCGCCCGGCCTGCCGCTCGAACGCGACGCGGGCCCGTTCGCCCCGCCGTCGGCCATCACCCGGCTGCGGGAGTCGCGGCCGGTGAGCCCGCTGAAGTTCCCGGACGGGCACGACGGCTGGCTGGTCACCGGCTACGCCGCCGTCCGCCAGGCGCTCGCCGACCCGCGATTCAGCTCGCGCCAGGACCTCGGCCAGGTGCACGTGCCCTACGAAACGCCGAGCATGCCCGAGGCGCAGGAGGAGTTCGATCCGCAGCCGCAGGTGCCCGGCCTGTTCCTCACGATGGACCCGCCGGACCACACCCGGCTGCGGCGGAAGCTCACCGGCGCGTTCACCGTCAACCGGATGAAACAGCTCGAGGAGCGCATCACCGAAATAGCCGAACGCCAGCTCGACCACCTCGCCGAAGGTCCGAGGCCGGCCGATCTGGTGCGGGAATTCGCGCTTCCGGTGCCGTCGCTGGTGATCTGCGAAATGCTCGGGGTCCCGTATTCCGACCGGGAGACTTTCCAGAAGAATTCCGCGCAGATGATGCTCCGGGACCAAAGCCTCGAGGACAAAATGGCCGCCTGGACGGCGATCACGTCGTACCTCGGGGAATTGGCCACCGGCAAGCGCGCGAACCCCGGCTCCGACATGCTGTCCGACCTGGCGCGCGACGACGACCTGAGCGTCGAGGAACTCGTCGGCATCGGGTTCCTGTTGCTGCTCGCCGGGCACGAAACGACGGCGAACATGCTGGCGCTGGGCACTTTCGCTCTGCTGGAAAACCCGGAGCAACTGGCCGCGCTGCGCGCCGATCCGGATCTGATTCCCGGTGCCGTCGAAGAGCTGCTGCGCTACCTCACGGTGGTCGACGTCCTGTTCCGTTACGCGTCCGAAGACCTCGAACTCGGCGGCGAAAAGATCAGCAAGGGATCGACCGTGCTGATTTCGATGCTGGCCGCCAATCGCGATCCTTCGCATTTCCCCGGAGGCGACGATCTCGATGTCGAGCGGAACGCCCGGACGCACGTGTCGTTCGGCCACGGCGTGCACCAATGCCTCGGCCAGCAGCTCGCCCGGATCGAAATGCGCGCCGGATTCGCCGGGTTGCTGCACCGTTTCCCGACGCTCGCGCTCGCGGTCCCGCCGGAGGAGGTGCCGCTGCGGACCGGCATGAGCATCTACGGCGTCCACGAGCTGCCGGTGACCTGGTGA